From Saccharomycodes ludwigii strain NBRC 1722 chromosome IV, whole genome shotgun sequence, one genomic window encodes:
- the EXO70 gene encoding GTP-Rho binding exocyst subunit EXO70 (similar to Saccharomyces cerevisiae YJL085W | EXO70 | EXOcyst): MTTDMIDIDEADILVLQRGLNKTQLLTNSLTNSLTTIQKSAATSHQLFAPILLTNQRLTILTKNIEQSLDSLSSIKDVATDASKHDLVLSQPIEKVGLSQFIKAIYKIEDLLENMDDVASANNSSNSSSTAEFHGVAANLQSTIANSERRLHQYLISLCNSIQPFDPQLYINKRLPFPYYEDLDLQEMKQILEFFQAQNKYDSILDLIIQQRSQFILKCMAFLEEFTKELTKTDNAPYEKGTSGILNYTEALTGVIPLEENFVTDLQLEKGTLVKILTPVISSFSKICQSNMKKVSGNMVNLGLFTFELDDCITKVIKALKNISLLQDQLVLIRQKCQQLSINLLDEMIIYINKKATNLNSLPSDFGITETTVDIMSKLRRFSDYQKEELTVLKNNPITIQSWLPGEDTKWYKAFHSLNKQELSNNTTLSTTSPEVLLSCFIGDCLDDLCVSLEMRAAKLLSQPQQQNTHHYFHRPSLDGNDGEHIGGGNGVPSADEIKSLVGFFLVTNITLMEQILARSADLNTMLNVIPQRQPRIMKLKRRYLEYFLIQWKKITQSIMSLCTTAGGGAMMSTSLEDTPGGKTKKDKEHAKDVLRVFNEKLDELLSGFKRLKISDPGLKKWLVGEIKGMLEPVYKLVWNRYKDGFKHRQKHLKYSPEDLSSLLNGLSR, from the coding sequence ATGACCACTGATATGATTGATATTGATGAAGCTGATATTTTAGTACTTCAACGTGGCTTAAATAAGACACAATTATTAACCAATTCGTTAACCAATTCTTTAACCACAATTCAAAAATCAGCAGCTACTTCACACCAACTATTTGCACCTATTTTGTTAACCAATCAGCGATTGACTATTTTAACCAAGAATATTGAACAAAGTCTGGACTCCTTATCTTCGATCAAAGACGTGGCCACTGATGCATCCAAACACGATCTGGTATTATCTCAACCAATAGAAAAGGTTGGGTTGTCTCAATTCATCAAAgcaatttataaaattgaagATCTATTGGAAAATATGGATGACGTTGCTTCTGCTAACAATTCCAGTAATTCATCGTCAACTGCAGAATTTCATGGTGTTGCTGCTAATTTACAGTCTACAATAGCCAATTCGGAACGAAGATTACACCAgtatttaatttcattgTGTAATAGTATACAACCATTTGATCCACAGTtgtatattaataaaagattgCCATTCCCTTATTATGAAGATTTAGATCTACAAGAGATGAAACAAATTCTAGAATTTTTCCAGgcacaaaataaatacgaTAGCATACTAGACTTGATCATTCAACAAAGAAGCCAATTTATCTTAAAATGTATGGCATTTCTAGAGGAGTTTACCAAAGAGCTAACTAAAACTGATAATGCACCCTATGAAAAGGGTACTAGCGGGATTCTAAACTATACAGAGGCCTTAACTGGTGTCATACCATTAGAAGAAAATTTTGTCACTGACTTACAGTTGGAAAAGGGAACGTTGGTGAAAATATTGACACCTGTTATTTcaagtttttcaaaaatttgtcAATCCAATATGAAAAAAGTCAGCGGAAACATGGTCAACTTGGGTCTTTTCACGTTTGAATTGGATGATTGTATTACAAAAGTTATAAaagctttaaaaaatatttccttGTTGCAAGACCAATTAGTATTGATAAGGCAAAAATGCCAGCAATTATCAATTAACTTGTTAGATgaaatgataatatatattaacaaaaaagcAACTAATCTAAACTCATTACCGAGCGATTTTGGAATTACAGAAACAACTGTGGATATAATGAGTAAATTACGCAGATTCAGTGATTATCAAAAGGAGGAGTTGACAGTGTTAAAAAACAatccaataacaatacaaaGCTGGCTACCTGGCGAGGATACCAAATGGTATAAGGCTTTTCATAGTCTCAACAAACAAGAATTATCTAATAATACAACGCTATCAACAACCAGTCCCGAGGTTCTACTATCATGTTTTATAGGTGATTGTTTGGACGATTTATGTGTTTCGTTAGAAATGCGCGCAGCGAAATTGCTTTCACAACCGCAACAACAAAACACTCATCATTATTTCCATAGGCCATCATTGGACGGAAATGATGGAGAGCATATTGGTGGTGGAAATGGGGTTCCAAGTGCCGATGAAATTAAATCACTTGTTGGATTTTTCTTGGTTACTAATATTACTTTAATGGAGCAGATTTTGGCTAGATCTGCCGATTTAAACACCATGTTGAATGTAATTCCGCAACGTCAACCAAGAATTATGAAACTGAAAAGAAGATATTTAGAATATTTCTTAATTCAATGGAAGAAAATAACACAATCCATAATGTCATTGTGTACAACTGCTGGTGGCGGTGCTATGATGAGTACAAGTTTAGAGGATACTCCTGGGggtaaaactaaaaaagataaagagCATGCAAAGGACGTTTTGCGtgtttttaatgaaaaactCGATGAGTTATTAAGTGGGTTTAAGAGGCTGAAAATAAGTGACCCTGGTTTAAAGAAGTGGTTGGTTGGCGAAATTAAGGGGATGCTTGAACCTGTTTACAAATTAGTTTGGAATAGATATAAAGATGGGTTTAAACATAGACAAAAACATTTGAAATACTCACCCGAGGATTTAAGTTCTTTATTGAACGGATTAAGTAGGTGA
- the ALY2 gene encoding Aly2p (similar to Saccharomyces cerevisiae YJL084C | ALY2 | Arrestin-Like Yeast protein (paralog of YKR021W | ALY1)), with product MKNIHIPSAPVTTAHATTTTAAATITTNSAHNNSSGHHHHHHHSRRSATTNTTTTTNTNNNDPIIQNAPVLPADMDLSEILSNESTLRPFHTSSSFKCYLLTAEPHVFLQGFVPEQWNGKSPGMLRGQLILKILKPTKLKSINIQFKGVSVTEWPEGIPPKNNDFNETNIIANHNWPFFKYEDYDPNATNFIKDNSGCTSYYPLNAFKSTNIGTNNTFKSISLLSLNSTDDIVSNNSNNNHGHNNNNSMNVNSGTAANTSNTKDHGHSTRSLSPIAGLLNMTRKRSNTGSSMESGANNNNNNNNNNNNNNNNNNNNNNSGTGNTTTTSSNHNSITNNTSNTSIFSDLLSVSLNNATTSTTTSNNNNNGIHLSSSISNNTIINDDAQLHSSHYIFQPGYYIYVFEQLIPLSYPETIKATFGSVEYFLEVLIERTGTFKSNIHYKHPIKIIRTQSDSSVEETEPISIVRDWEDQLHYDILIASKDIVLDAFLPISFNLTPLDKVSLHRVRIYLTETMEYYCKFKKVHRLEPTKKFLLCELKAPPLPKLPKDKNKNKAKNLGNLLEDNNKNGYITYKEFDFQVYVPEVLNSQNRVHPDTTYENIKANHWIKVCLRLSKLVDGKQKHFEISIDSPIHVLDKQCSHANTLLPSYTSHLSIPSFIHNTTTTTNNNNNNNNNNTVASGNNAVNSPSVTQYHGSNLYFPKEILYSPLLSPNVEPININGHHNNAMSLISLNDNRHTSNNNNNHHHHRKAVLGISSSRNASVEDFILHSPELRSNIYTPDNLKAELMSPQAVPLGSPTLSPTLSPVIPTSTTPPPPFSEEPSNPPTYADVLKKDGIIPRKGAITTSNSNTSTTENERDFAEGFNFHHSAFPALAPQMRKSNSVSYGNVGDNYNSNGHNLYNDISTVLLNSNDPVHLSPSVSPLKPMASPTSKPTLLKNDKEVDIENFLLKPNSPKKSTDNHNDNQLSDEGDLSAISSLSGSPINSTGLLRKSMDSGISTSSSMISNTNANVGSHNNHGNHLDVPGKRLSTDSDDGGMVPLLQRISRQNTNTTESPTTYTEGRLHNAGNLRFSPSPTRSTNNRNSVYNNTGMDSEMYNSNQLGNANAGRYVEGHGHAKVNNPFAASEESFLDKYSKVEDASIDLAALLSRSAETTPQHLLLRKHDQCKYANANNGSNVAARKNVPTNDTNNKLHCHNSNASSGSSNNVMFELNSEGGNSNNTDIINKENYSNYGNKNLELNDAESGLNASFNAKEKYGLKYVQENDILNDFSSMMK from the coding sequence AAATCACCAGGTATGCTAAGAGGCCAactaattttgaaaatattaaaaccaACCAAACTAAAATCCATAAATATTCAGTTCAAAGGTGTTTCTGTCACTGAATGGCCGGAAGGCATACCCCCTAAAAACAACGATTTTAATGAAACCAATATTATAGCTAATCATAACTGgccattttttaaatatgaaGATTATGATCCCAATGCCACAAATTTTATCAAGGATAATAGTGGTTGTACTTCTTATTATCCACTAAATGCATTCAAAAGCACAAATATTGGCACGAATAACACCTTTAAAAGCATATCTCTTTTAAGTTTAAATTCAACCGATGATATAGTTTcaaacaatagtaataataaccatggccacaacaacaataattcCATGAACGTAAATAGTGGCACCGCTGCTAACACTAGCAACACTAAAGATCATGGTCACAGCACAAGATCTTTATCTCCTATTGCGGGATTATTGAATATGACGAGGAAAAGATCAAACACGGGATCAAGCATGGAATCAGgtgccaataataataataataataataataataataataataataataataataataataataataataatagtggcACAGGTAATACGACCACTACATCTTCAAATCACAATAGCATAACAAACAACACTAGCAATACAAGTATATTTTCCGATTTATTATCAGTGTCCTTAAATAATGCCACTACCAGCACCACTAcgagcaacaacaacaacaacggtATCCATTTATCTTCTTCTATATCAAACAACACAATAATTAATGACGATGCCCAGTTACATAGCTCgcattatatttttcagcCAGGTTATTATATCTATGTTTTCGAGCAATTGATTCCATTATCATATCCCGAAACAATAAAGGCCACATTCGGATCcgttgaatattttttggaagTATTGATTGAAAGAACAGGTACTTTCAAATCCAATATTCATTATAAACATCCAATCAAGATTATTAGGACACAATCGGATTCGTCTGTAGAAGAGACTGAACCTATTTCTATTGTTAGGGATTGGGAAGATCAATTACATTATGACATATTGATAGCCTCCAAAGATATTGTATTGGATGCCTTTCTACCAATAAGCTTTAATTTAACTCCTTTAGATAAGGTTAGTTTGCATAGAGTTAGAATATATTTAACTGAAACCAtggaatattattgtaaGTTTAAGAAAGTCCATAGACTAGAACCAACAAAGAAATTCTTGTTATGCGAGTTAAAAGCACCGCCATTGCCCAAGTTACCCaaggataaaaataaaaataaagcgAAAAACTTGGGAAATTTACTAGaagacaataataaaaacggCTATATTACTTATAAAGAATTTGATTTCCAAGTCTATGTGCCTGAAGTACTAAATTCACAGAATAGAGTGCATCCGGATACTACATATGAAAACATAAAGGCGAATCATTGGATAAAAGTCTGCTTAAGATTATCAAAATTGGTCGATGGTAAACAGAAACATTTTGAGATTAGTATAGACTCACCGATTCACGTTTTAGACAAACAATGTTCTCACGCAAATACTTTACTACCAAGTTATACTTCACACTTATCAATTCCATCTTTCATACataatactactaccaccactaataataataataacaataacaataataatactgtaGCAAGTGGCAACAACGCAGTCAATTCTCCGTCTGTTACACAGTATCATGGTTCAAATTTGTATTTCCCCAAAGAGATTCTTTATTCgccattattatcaccCAATGTTGAACCAATCAATATTAATGGTCACCATAACAACGCGATGTCATTGATTTCTTTAAACGATAATCGTCAcactagtaataataacaataaccaCCACCATCATCGTAAAGCGGTACTAGGCATTAGTTCTTCGCGGAATGCATCGGTGGAAGACTTTATCCTGCATTCTCCAGAATTACGTTCAAACATTTATACACCGGACAATTTGAAGGCAGAATTGATGTCACCCCAAGCAGTTCCTCTAGGCTCTCCCACTCTGTCACCTACATTATCCCCTGTCATTCCAACCTCTACTACACCACCCCCGCCCTTTTCGGAAGAGCCATCAAATCCACCAACTTATGCTGATGTTCTAAAGAAAGATGGTATAATCCCCCGTAAAGGCGCCATCACTACTTCCAATTCTAATACTAGCACCACAGAAAATGAGCGAGACTTTGCAGAAGGTTTTAATTTCCATCATTCGGCCTTCCCCGCTTTGGCTCCGCAAATGAGAAAGTCAAATAGTGTTAGCTATGGTAATGTTGGTGACAATTATAACAGTAACGGACACAACTTATACAATGACATTAGCACTGTGCTACTCAATTCCAACGATCCTGTACATCTCTCGCCATCTGTCTCTCCGCTTAAACCAATGGCAAGTCCTACTTCTAAACCTACACTTCTTAAGAATGATAAAGAGGttgatattgaaaattttttactcAAACCAAACTCACCAAAGAAAAGCACAGACAACCATAATGATAATCAATTAAGTGATGAGGGTGATTTGAGCGCTATATCTTCCTTATCTGGTTCGCCAATTAATTCAACTGGACTATTACGTAAATCAATGGATTCTGGTATATCAACTTCTTCATCTATGATTTCTAACACTAATGCTAACGTTGGTTCACATAACAACCATGGTAATCATCTGGATGTGCCTGGGAAAAGATTATCAACTGATTCGGATGATGGCGGTATGGTACCGCTCTTGCAAAGAATAAGTAGGCAGAATACAAATACAACTGAATCACCTACAACTTATACCGAGGGTAGATTGCATAATGCTGGTAATTTAAGATTTTCACCCTCGCCAACTAGATCAACTAATAATCGGAATAGCGTTTATAATAACACTGGGATGGATAGCGAAATGTATAACTCCAATCAACTTGGAAATGCCAATGCTGGCAGATATGTAGAGGGACATGGTCATGCCAAGGTAAATAACCCATTTGCTGCTTCTGAAGAAAGTTTTCTCGATAAGTATTCAAAAGTTGAGGATGCATCAATTGATTTGGCTGCTTTGTTAAGCAGAAGTGCCGAGACGACACCACAACATTTGTTGTTGCGGAAACATGATCAATGCAAGTATGCCAATGCCAACAATGGTTCCAACGTTGCTGCAAGGAAAAATGTGCCAACTAatgatactaataataagttGCATTGTCACAATAGTAATGCTAGTAGCGGTAGTAGTAACAATGTGATGTTTGAATTAAATTCTGAAGGTggcaatagtaataatacagATATAATTAACAAGGAAAACTATAGTAAttatggaaataaaaacttggAATTGAATGATGCCGAATCCGGTTTAAACGCTTCCTTCAACgccaaagaaaaatatggGCTGAAGTATGTTCAGGAAAATGATATATTGAATGATTTTTCATCTATGATGAAGTAA